From the genome of Papaver somniferum cultivar HN1 chromosome 2, ASM357369v1, whole genome shotgun sequence, one region includes:
- the LOC113347042 gene encoding protein TRIGALACTOSYLDIACYLGLYCEROL 4, chloroplastic-like isoform X3: MLGQFNVQKLVASMKEISKQQPQDSSWRKNLGKHFCDKSLYALGLCSEISIGPDDTLLLSSELSGGDKKSRRNKAVFHHKFLQHNLTAEAVWPGLFVDKHGTYWDVPFLMEVDFASVASNSGTSCHLCVHHNSGSPKQFEGNQIDQIPQVLLPGLSVKTALSFKKNVDVWRSKAGKLKMVQPFDVFLSDPHISASGCIGTVITASHGGNPVGSQGEDEPHSVGGISFRGGPDNKSAILADLFATISCTAQHGNFQRLCLDLTRLHARLDFPSGSKFLTGSVNLARDLYNSKPLDMQAVQAICPDITVSLQQQIFGEFSFRMDSKVALDIKSRESYGARIDDTIFAFEYALKVLGSAKAVAWYSTKQREAMVELRFFET, from the exons ATGTTAGGTCAGTTCAATGTACAAAAATTAGTAGCGTCTATGAAGGAGATTTCAAAACAGCAACCACAGGACTCCTCTTGGCGTAAGAACTTAGGGAAACATTTTTGTGACAAATCGTTATATGCTCTTGGGCTGTGCTCGGAGATCTCAATCGGACCAGATGATACGTTGCTTTTGAGTTCAGAATTAAGTGGTGGTGATAAGAAGTCTCGACGAAATAAGGCAGTTTTTCACCACAAG TTTCTGCAGCATAATTTAACTGCAGAGGCAGTATGGCCTGGTCTTTTTGTTGATAAGCACGGTACCTACTGGGATGTGCCGTTTCTGATGGAAGTTGATTTTGCGTCTGTTGCTTCAAATTCTGGCACTAGTTGTCACTTATGTGTACACCATAATAGTGGATCTCCCAAGCAATTTGAAGGTAATCAAATTGATCAAATACCACAAGTTCTACTCCCTGGGTTATCTGTTAAGACTGCCTTGTCATTCAAGAAGAATGTTGATGTATGGAGAAGCAAAGCTGGCAAGCTGAAGATGGTGCAACCTTTTGATGTATTTCTCTCTGATCCTCATATCTCAGCATCAGGATGTATCG GTACGGTGATTACTGCATCTCATGGAGGTAACCCAGTGGGATCACAAGGAGAAGATGAGCCTCATAGCGTTGGTGGCATAAGTTTTCGTGGTGGTCCTGATAACAAATCAGCCATTTTAGCAGATCTATTTGCAACCATTTCTTGTACTGCTCAGCATGGGAACTTTCAAAGGCTTTGCTTGGACCTTACGCGACTACATGCTCGTCTGGATTTCCCCTCGGGTTCCAAATTTCTGACTGGGTCTGTGAATCTGGCACGCGATCTTTACAACTCAAAACCATTAGATATGCAAGCAGTGCAGGCAATTTGCCCTGATATCACAGTTTCTCTCCAGCAACAG ATATTTGGGGAGTTCAGCTTCCGGATGGATTCAAAAGTTGCATTGGACATAAAAAGTAGAGAGAGCTATGGTGCTCGTATAGATGATACTATATTTGCGTTTGAATATGCATTAAAAGTTCTTGGATCAGCGAAAGCTGTTGCGTGGTATTCCACAAAACAAAGAGAAGCCATGGTGGAACTTCGTTTCTTCGAGACCTAA